In the Deferribacter desulfuricans SSM1 genome, ACAATAGTATCTGCACCTATGATAAATGCTTCATCATATATTCTTGCCACATCGTATGCTTTCATTGTGGCTAACCTTATAACTTCTTCAGTGTAGTCGTTATTTTCATTAAAATCTTCACTGATACTTGATGTAACATATTGAAAATTTATCCCTAGTCTAGAGAGTAAAGCTCTCCTTCTGGGTGAACCGCTTGCTAAAATAAGTTTTTGATACATTCTCTACCTCAAATCATTAATTGTTTTTATAACTTTGTATGTAATTAATCCTGTTAAAATACCTGTAAAAATTGATATTATTGAGAAATAAGGGAAAATTTTAAAAAATGCAAGATTTTTTATAAAAAGATGTTTAATAATAATAAATTGAGTGGATATATGTATAAAGGCTCCCAGTGCACCAGTGGAAATGGGGGATGATAAATGCTTTGTTAATTTAAAATAAACAAACATACCTAAAAACGCAAATAATGTGGCAGGTAGTCCAATGGTTATTTTAACAATTAAATTGCCTGTAATAATAGGTATCAGGATCGATTTTAAAAGGGCTATTAAAAGTGTATACTTAAAATTTAATAAATATAGTGATATCATAATACCAAGATTGCTTAATCCCAGCTTAACGCCTGGTATTGGAATGGGGAAAAAGTTTTCAAAAAAACCTAATACAATAGAAATGGCAGTTAATATAGCAATAAGAGGTAATTTTTTATTTTGATATTGCGTCATATTTTGGCTTTTCACATTCTATTATTATTGCAACTTTGTTTGGTATGCATACTGCTGCATCATTACACTCAGATATCCAGCCCGTTCGGACACATATTTGCAAAGGGCAATCAGATTCTAAAATTCTTGCTTTGTGATCTTTTATTTCGATAACCATATTTTTATTAAAGCTTTCTTTTAAACTAATTTTATCATCTTTAAAAGATATTTGAATTTTTCTATCCTCTACTAGTAGATATAGCTTTTTCTTCCCATTTTGTTTATTTATCAAAGGGTAAAAAGATATTAAAATTAAAATTGAAATTACTATTATGTCTAAAGGTTTAATTTTCATAAGATTCCCAGGAGCAGAGCTTGATAAGTTTGTTGTCTAATGTGTAAACTAAAACAGGTGTATTGAGTTTTTCACATAATTTTTTTATTTTTTCGATTGGTAAAAGAAAATATACTGTACTTAGTGCGTCAGCTATTTCTGTATTGTCAGCAATGACGGAAATACTTTTATAGTTGTTCGCTGTTTTACCAGTTGTCGCATCGAAGATATGAATTATCCGTTTCCCATCTTTTGTAATAAAAAATCTTTCGTAATTACCACTTGTGACCACCGCTTTATTTGCTATTGATACTATGCTTAAAAAACTATCTGGTTTATCAGGGTGTTTGATTGCAATCTTCCATTTTTTACCATTTTTATCACCCAATGCGAAAAGATCACCCCCTGCATCTACAATTGCGTTTTTTACTCCATTATTTTTTAGTAGTTCCACTGCTTTGTCTACAATATAACCTTTTGCATATGCTCCCATATCTATTAATATGTCGTTATCTTTAAAAATTGTCTCATTTTCCATATGAATATGTGATATGCCAATTTTTGTTAATGCGTCTCTTATTTTTTCATATGCAGGTTGTTTAAATGGGCCTTCTGGAAAACCGTAAAGTGAAGTAATTGTATAAATTGTTATATCAAACTTACCGTTTGAAATGTTTGAAAAATAAATTGAGTCTTTTAACAAAGATTTTATTTCACTATTAATTTTTATTTTTTGAAAAGGTTTTGCACTGTTTATGTTTTCGTAGAATGACTTAATTTCAGATTCTTTATTTTGGATTAATTTATAAGTTTTTTCGATTAAATTTTCATTTTTAGCAGGGACAGTTATATTAACTATAGTTCCCAATGCGTAAAAGCTTTTTGAGATATATTTATTGTCGTTACTGCAGGATATTAAAATGAAAGTTATAAAACAAAATATAATGGATTTTGGCAATTTGGACATTTTGGCTCTTTTATATTAGATTTAATGCTATAAAAAGTCCTTTCAACTAATAAATAGTTACAATGTGGGCAGTAACTGTTTGTTGTATTATCTATTATAGCGTTACCAACATATAAAAAATTTAAATATTTTTTAGCTATCTTGTAACAGTTTTTAAGTGTGTTTAAATCGGTTGGTAGCTCATTTAATTTGTAATTAGGGAAATATCTAGAAATGTGTAATGGTATATCAGGGCTTAAAGAAGATATCCATTTGCACATTTCTTCAAATATAACAAAATCATCGTTTTTATTAGGGATTACAAGATTTGTAATTTCAGTATGAACATTATTATTAAAATAAATTTCAATACTTCTTTTTACTGTATCAAGATTACCTTTGACCCATTTGTAGAATTCCTGAGTAAACCCTTTTAAATCAACGTTTACGGCATCTATGTATGGAAGTAAATGCGTTAAAGGTTCTTCATTTATATACCCATTTGTTACTAGAATATTTTTTAACCCTTTTGAATGAAAATATTTAGAGCAGTCTAATACAAATTCATACCATATTGTAGGTTCGTTATAGGTATAAGCAATCCCAATGGAACCCCTTTCTATTGCAATTTGATAAAGCTGTTCAATAGATATTTCCTCTCTGTAAGTTATCTGTGTAGATATTTGCCAGTTTTGACAGAATGGACACTGCAGATTACATCCATTAGTTCCAATAGATAAAATTGAGCTTCCTGGATAAAAGTGATAAAGAGGTTTTTTTTCTATTGGGTCTAGAGCTATTGATGTAACCTCATTGTATGATGTCAGATAAAGTTTTCCATCAATATTTTCTCTGATTTTACAAATACCTTTTCCACCTGGTTTTAATAAACAGTTATTTGGACAGATATTACATTTGACAGTTAAATCATCTTTTTTTTCATAAAAAAGGGCTTCTTTAATCATCTGTCCCTTTTTATGACATATTCACTAAGATATATTAATGCTTCTTTATAAGTTGAGTTTGGAAAGATTTGAAGTTTTTCTTTTGCTTTTTCGATATATGAATCCACAAACTGTTCAGCTTTCTCTTTTATATTATGTTTTTTCATCAAACCAATAATGTATATTAAATCATCTTCAGATGGATCTTCTTTCAAAATAATCTCTTTTAAATTTTTCTTCTCTTTATCATCAATAAGATCTCTTAATAGAAGCAATGGTAAAGTCATTTTCCCTTCTTTTAAATCAGTACCCGGTTTTTTACCTGTTTTGTTTTCATCACCTAAATAATCTAAGATATCATCACTCATCTGGAAAGCTAAACCGATAAGTCGTCCGTACTCCCTTAAATTTTCTCTTTTATCTTTGTCTGATTTTGACAATACAGCACCAATTTCGCAGCAACTTGAAAAAAGTATAGCAGTTTTACTGAATATAATTTTAAGGTAATCTTCCATAGTAAGATCAAAATTTGCTGTTTTTACAAGTTGAAAGACTTCCCCTTCACTCATAGTTTTTGCAGCGTTTGCCAATATCATCTGGACTTCTGGATCACCATCTTTGACAAGGTTTACAAAAGCTCTAGAATAAAGAAAGTCCCCACACAATACAGTGATATCGTTTCCAAAAACTCTATTAGCGGCTTTTTTGCCTCTCCTATACATAGCTCCATCTATAACATCATCATGAAGTAATGTGGCCGTATGTATATATTCTACAACACCACTTATTACAATAGAGCGGTTACCTTCATAACCTGATAGTTTTGAAGATAGTATTAAGAATACAGGTCTAAGCCTTTTCCCACCACTTTTAAAAACGTAAGATGCCACTTCGTTTACCATTTGAACTTCAGAATCTAAGTTTTTAAGAAGTTCATCTTCTACTGATTTTATGTCATCTTTCAAAAGTTCAAAAACTTCATTTATGCTGGTTATACCCAATTTGTAACACCTCATAATTTTATTGTATTGAAAATTATAGTCGTTTTATATATCTTAAAAAAACGATAGAGTAAATACAAAATTAAAGGGTGTTTTTATGAATTTTACACAAGTAGAAGAGAAATATCTTACTTTTTTAAAACTTTTTGATGGTTTAGATTTAGAAAACGGAGTGGGTTTAACAGTTTGTGATATATCATTTAATGATTATGTGACAGCTAAGTATTTGGTTGATAAAAAAGAATTTAAGAGAATTTATGTTATCAATAAAGATAAAGTTTTAAGTTATAAAAATACTATCCCTGTTAAATACGAGGTTAATCTTGCATATTCATTGTCAAAAGTAAAAGTTGATTATTTGACATCATTTTGCGGAACATTTAATTTTCAACCCCTATACGATGTAATATATGCAATAAATATGAGTTTAAATGTGGGTGGGAAATTCATTTTTGTTGTTTACCCCCAAGTTTATGGGAAGAGTGGTAAAAATGTGCTGGAAATTTTGAGTGCAGGTAGTGAGATACCTGTCTATGAAAAACTTAAGAGATGGTATGTTTCACTTAAGAATGGATTGAGTAATATTTTTATAAATGTTAAAGAAGAAGAATTGATTCAAGATGTTAGTACCGATGAGATTACAACCTTTTTTAGTTTAAAGAATTTTAAACCATTTTTGTTTAAAAATGATGGTGAGTTAAAAAAGTTTTTTAAGCTAATTGATAGAGTTGACAATGAATTTTATTTTGTATGGAAAATAATTTCTGGTATGAAAATTTAATTTTAAGGGGGTTGTATGAAGTTTATTAATACTACTAAAGCACCAAAAGCTATTGGCCCTTATTCGCAAGCAGTTTTAGTTGGTAATATGTTATTTATTTCTGGACAGATACCAATTGATCCTGAGACTAATGAATTGTTTGAAGGTAACATAGAAGATAAAACTGATTTGGTATTAAACAATTTAAAAAATATTATAGAAGAGGCAGGCTTTACCATTAGTGATGTGGCTAAGGTTACAATATACTTAAAAGATATGATTAATTTTACTAAAGTAAATGAAGTATACTCAGGGTTTTTCGGTGAGCATAGGCCAGCCAGAGCTGTTGTCGAGGTTTCAAATTTACCTAAAAATGTTGATATAGAAATTGATGCAATTTGTGTTAAAGAGGGTGATTAAATGAAACTTGGCTTTATTGGTTTTGGAAAATTAGGTTCTGCGATGGTAGAAAACTTGTTAAAACATGATATAAAGGTTGTTGGGTGGAACAGAACTAAAGAAAAAATGGATACTTTTGAACAGGTCATTAAGAAAGATCTACCTTTTAAGATTTGGGAAGAAGGGGTTGATGTTGTTGTATTAAATCTGTTTGATAGCAAATCAGTAAAAGAGGTTCTTTTTGGTGAAAATGGCCTAATCAATGACCAAGTAAAAAATAAAATTATAATTGATACAACAACTAATCATTATGAAGAGGTATTGGAAATATCTGACAGAGTGATTGAGAGTGGGAATGAATATATTGAAGCCCCTGTAATAGGGAGTGTAGTGCCAGCAAAAAATGGTTCCTTAGTTGTATTAGCAGGATGTAAAAAGGTTTTGTTTGATAAATATGAGCATATCCTTTCCCTTTTTGGCAATAAGATTTTTCATTTTGAAGAATATGGGGTAGCGACAAAGTTTAAATTGATTAACAATATGGTGCTTGGTAGTTTTATGGCTGTTCTAAAAGAAGCTATAAATATGGCTGAGGCAATAGGTTTGGATAGAAATACTGCTATTAATCTCCTTGAGAATGGGGCAGGGGATAGTCTTGTTTTAAGGGGTAAAAAGAGTAAAGTGCTGAATAGAGATTATACAGCTCATTTTGATGTGAAAACATTACTTAAAGATCTTGACTATTATTATGAAATGGCAAAGGAAAATAATTATCCTACAATAATTTCATCTATGATAAAGGAAATTTATAGAGCTTTAGAAAAAAATAATTTAGGTGATAAAGATTTTTCTTCGATTGTTGATGAACTATATTGACATTTATAAAAAAATTGTTAAATTCGTTAGTCTGATGCGGGCGTAGCTCACCTGGTAGAGCGCAAGCTTCCCAAGCTTGAGGTAGCGGGTTCGAGCCCCGTCGCCCGCTTAGTAGTTGATCAAGCAATCCAGATTGTTTCGTTGACGCTCGAAATGACGAAAAGCTTTCATTGCGAGGAGCGGAAGCGACGAAGCAATCTCAAAATTATTATTTTTCAATATTTGTAATGATTGTAAAAAAGTATACCGTTAACATCAATATCTATAAAATTATATATTTAGGTAGAAATCATAGAAATTTAGATCCTAGCTTTCTGGCACGCGAGTATCGCAAAGAATTTACAAAGTATTAAGATGTGTTATTTCTGACATTTGTCAAACAATTTCAAAAAAAGTGCACTTGAGGTAATATTTTTAACATTATATAAGAATATTTGCGTTGCAAGAAATGTTTTTAATCCATTCTACAATTTTTTCAATTTATTTTTTAAGCATAATTTGAATGTGAATTATTAATAACATCATGTAAATATTGAAAATTGTTTATTTTAGTATTCAATAATGTTGTGACATCATAAATAATAACTTGAATTTACTGAAAAAAAATCTATTTTATTAATATAATCTATCTTTAAGGCTCCATGCTTTAATATATATACACAAACAATTTGTTATCTCTAAGATGATCTAAAATTATCAATTATAGGTATTTTTAGATTATTTGATAAGCAACTATAAATGTATTTTTATGTGCAAAATAGAAACAAGTACCACAGTTTGTAACATCTATTAATGATTGTGGTAAATCTTTATAGAAAGTTCCATGTTCTTAACAAATATTAAAAGGAGGTAAAAGTGAAATGAGAATATTTAAAATTTCTTTAGTTTTACTAGTAATAATATTTTTTATCTCATGTAGTGGTGGGTCTGGAAGTTCAACTTCTAAATCAAATAAATCTATTTATGGCACTGCACAATTGGGAAATTTAGCAAATGCTAATGTAACAATTTATAGAATAGAAGATGATGGCACTTTTACCCTTTTATTTACTGAGAAAACCAGTGATGGTACTGCACTTGATGAAATAGGAAAGTTTAATCTACACGTAGAATCTCTTAATGATTCAGATTATTACCTATTTAAAGTTGTAGGTGGTAAAGATTGGGATGCAAATGATGATGGGTTATTAGATGATAACTATACTTTGAACAACGGTGTTATAAGACTTATTGCGAAAGGTAGTGATATTAAAGAATCCGCTGATAATCTTAGAGTCACTTATGTGTCTGAAATTGTATATGAAAAGGTTATTCGAGAAATAAAATACAATTTTGATAAAAATAAATTTCAAACATTGTTAAATATAGCAGTAGCTAAAGTGCTTCAAAGTGATATAACTGATGATGGAGTTTTAGATTGTCAGGATATGTTATATTATAATCCAGTATTACATAGGAATAAACTTATGGATAATTATATGATTAGAAGAGATGAGATAATAAATATTATCCACCAGGGGAAAATACCAGCTTTAATGCTATCTCCAGTGCTCGGTATATATAGTACAAACAGTTATATTAGAGGTATAAAAATATCGAGTGATGAGACTAAGGCATATGTTACTGACAGGAATTATGGTTTAAAGATATTGGATGTTAGTGATCCTAGTGATCCAAAGTTACTTAGCAGTTTCTCTACACCAGATTCGGCTCTGGATATTTCTCTATCAAGTGATGGGTCCAAAGCATATGTTGTTGATGAGGATAATGGTTTGGTGATATTAGATGTGAGTGATCCTTATAATCCAACTAAACTTAGTAGTTTTAATACAACGGGTCAGGCACAAGGTATAACATTGTCTAGTGATGGTACCAAGGCATATGTAGCTGATGGAACCAATGGTTTAGTAATAATAGATGTTAGTAATCCTAGTGATCCAAACTTACTTGGCAGTTTTGATACCGGAGGTGATACTAGAGCTGCAATTCCATCGAGTGATGGTTCCAAGATATATATAGCTGATGGAGGTAATGGTTTGACGATACTAGACTTGAGTGATTTAAATCATATAACGTTGCTTGGCAGATATAATACAGTTGGTTATGCTAACAGTGTAACTTTATCAGATGATGGAACTAAGGTATATGTAGCTGATGGAAATGGAGGTTTGGTGATAATAGATGTGAGAGATCATAATAATCCAAAAAAAATTGGTAGTTACAATACTGAAGGTTACGCTCGAGCAGTAAGTCTATCAAGAGATGAAACCAAAGCATATGTATCTGTTGGAGGTGTTGGATTGGAGATATTAGATGTGAATGATTTGAGTAATATAAAATTAATTGGCAGTTATTATACAAGTGATACATCATACGGATTAATTCTATCACACGATGAAAATAAAGCGTTTGTGGCTAATGGAAGTCGTGGAATGATGATACTAGATGTTAGTGATCCCAAAAACTTAGTTTTTCCTAGTAGTTATGATACAGATGAGTACGCTGAAGACGTAACTCTATCAAATGATGGGACCATAGCATATGTGGCAGATGGAGATGATGGTTTGTTAATAATAGATGTAAGCAATTTTAATAATTTGGTTTTGCTTGGTAGTTTTGATACAACTGGTTATGCTCAAGATGTAATTTTATCAAAAGATGGAAATAAAGCATATGTGGCAGATGGAGATAATGGTTTGTTGATAATAGATGTGAGTGCTCATAGTGCTCCAACCTTGCTTAACAGTTATGTAACAGCTGGCTATGCATATGGTATAATTTTATCGAATGATGGAACGAAAGCATATGTAGCCGATGGAGTTAATGGTTTATTAATATTTGATGTGGAAGATTCGAGTAATATAACGTTGCTTGGTAGTTATGATACAGCTGGTAATGCTTACAGTGTAATCTTATCAAGTGATGGGACAAGAGCATATGTAGCTGATGGAGATGGTGGTTTAGTCATATTAGATGTTAGTGATCCCAGCCGTCCAAATTTGCTTAATATTTATGATACAATAGGAAGTATAAGAAGTGTAACCCTATCAAACAATGAAAATAAAGCATATGTCTCTGTAAAGAATCATGGAGTAGAAATATTAAATGTGAGTAATCCCATGGATATAACACTGCTTAGTACATATTCTACTGAGGGTTATATTCATGATTTATCTCTATCAATTGATGATACTATAGCATATTTTGTGGATGGGGCTTCTGTTGTAATGTTAGATGTTAGTGATTCTAGTAATCCAACTTTACTTGGTAAATATAATACATCTGGTTATTCTTATTCTTTAATCTTATCAAATGATGGAACTAAGGCATATGTAGCTGATGGAGCTGATGGTTTAGTGATAATAGATTTAGAACTTTTTAAATAAAAAGAAGTTCCCCGGTGCCTTTTGGTATCGGGGATTATTATTTATTCAATTCTTTATTGTGAATTAGTTGTGAAATTTTAATAAGATAATTTTAATTGGTTATTTATATAAAAATCTTAATTGTTTAATAATTAAGCATTATAGGGATTTTGTTGCAGAGCTGTTTATTTTAAATATTTGTAATATCTTTTTAAAAAAACTAATGTGTTGAAACCAATTGTTAGTGAAATACTTATTAAATTTCTTTGAAAAATTATCATTTTTTGTTTCTTTTGTTTATTGATTTTAGTATTTCTTCAGCATGATCTGGGTAGAGCTCCCTGATACAGTCTGGGCAAATTCCATGTGTGAAATCCATTTCAAATTTATTTGATAAGTATTCTTCAATAGTATACCATTTATCGTCTTTCCCTCTTATTTTTTTACAGGATGAGCATATTGGTACTAATTTTTTCAAAGTTTTGATTTCTATGAGGGCATCTTCTAAATGTTTCTTTTGAGTTAGTAGTTCATTCAGGTGATTATTATAGTATTTTGATAAAAGGTTTAATTCCTTTATCGGTTTATCTGGTAAATTTTTATCTTCAACAAACTTGTTTATTTTCATAGCTTTTAGAATTTTAATAAAAGGTAATAAGAAATTAGTTTTATAATATTGGATATGTTTCAGATTGAAATAGTAAATGAAAGAAAATAATAGTAACATAATAATAAAAGAAAATAAAATGTATTTATAAATTAAAGATTTACTTTGTTTTACGACTAAAACTATAGAAGCATTGATAGGTTTTGACATATCTTTTAAATATTGGAAATCTATAATTTTAGAAAGATAAGTATATTGACTTAAAGAACTCAAGATGTGGTAATTATTTTTAAAAATATTATTTATAATATTTTTATTTTTAAATTTAATCATTGATCCTGTTATAGGAAAAAGTGGGGTTTGATCTGCAAAATATATTAAGCTAATGTCTTTATTGTGTGGTTTTATTGTTTTTATGAGAGATAGGAGGTGATTCATTAAAGAAGTATCTAAACCTAATTGGAGAAAAATATTTTTTTCTTTTATAAATGATAAGGTATAAATTTTGAATGTATTAGCAGCAGGTGTATAAACTGGGTATTCAATATTTACGATATTATCATTATTTTTATTAATTAAATAATTAGCTGTGATTTTTGCATCTTCAAATTGACTCAAATCTAAACCGATTTCTTTTTGTAAGGTAGTGTAACTTATTTTAAGATTTCTATTTATGATGGCAACGGATACTTCAGTTTTTAATTGGTTTTCAACTTCATGTTTAATTTGATGAATTAGTGAATTTAAATTGGCACTGTCAGAATCTTTTAAAAGTGAAACATATTTTAAATGCAAGTTTTTAAATTTTTCCTCATTATTTCTAATTTCTTGTATAGAATCTTCAAAATAATACTTAATGTTTTCAGATAGAATAGAAGATGTTTCAATAAAGGCTTTTTTGAAATGGTAAATTGTTAAAATAATAACTAAAAAAACAGAGATTAAAAAAGCAACAAGAAGAGTTATGAAATTGTATTTGTTTAACTTAGTTAATAGTTTAGTTAAACTAATCATATCTTTTTTTTAAAATAAATTAATTTTAATTTCAAGAGATATAATTTAATTTACATTTAAGTTTTGAGGATGTTACTTATTTATAACTGCTTAGATCCCAGATTGCTTCGCTAAAGCTCGAAAAGACATTTTAATAATTTAAATATTGGTTTATATTTTTGTATTAATTAAAAGATAAAATATTATGTTAAAGCTATAATTCAGTTATAAAACACAGGTTAATAAGCTTTGTTCAATATATAGAATAAATTTTAAAATAGTATTTTATCGTAACATACTGATGATAAAAGATAATATTTGAATTATTTTTTTGAATTATTTTTTTATGAAATTTGTTCATTATACTTGACAAAAATAAAAATATTTAAGATAATAAATTGCTTTTTATAAAACAGAATTTTACTTTTAGGAGGTAGTTATGAAACGACTGTTGTTGGCATTGTTTGTTGTATTAGCTATGGTTTCTTTTTCTTTTGCCGCAGGAACAATTAAGATTGGGGTTCAAGCTCCAATTACTGGGAAGTTTGCAAGTGAAGGGCAGGGGATTGATAATGCAGTAAGACTCTGGGTAGAGCAGGTAAATGCAAAAGGTGGTCTTTTAGGTAAAAAAATTGAAGTTATTACTTGCGATGACGAAGGTACAGCTGTTAAAGCAGCAATCTGTGCAAGAGAGCTTGTTAATAAAGGTGTTATAGCTGTAATAGGTTCTTACACATCTACTGCAACAGAAGCTGCTCAAGCAACATATTTTAGAGCTGGTGTTTTGCAAACTAGTGATGGAACCAGTGATACTCTTGTAAAACATGGATATTGGACATTTTTCAGAAATTCTTCACCAAACAGTGCAGAAGGTAAATTTACAGCAGAATTCTTTATGAAATTTAAAAAATATAAAAGAATAGCTACAATTTCAGATTATTCTACATTTTCTGTAGACCTTGAAAAAGCTGTTTATGAAAACACTAAAAAACTTGGTGGAAATATAGTTTACAGAGGAAAAATTAAATCAGGTGATCAGAACTTTACACCTATTTTAACAAAAATTAAATCATACAATCCTGATGTTATCTATTTCAGCGGTTATTATACTGATGGTGGTTTGATAAGAGCACAAATGAAACAGCTTGGTATTAAAGCAGATTTCGTAGGTGGGGACTCAAATGACAATAGAGAGTTTGTAAAACTTGCTGGATCTGCTGCAGCTGGTGCTTATATCATAAATGTTCCATTGCCAGAGTACTTGCCATACGATATTGCTAAAAAATTCTTAGCTGATTATAGAGCAAAATATCATGAAGATCCTCCAAGCATTTGGACACTTTTCAATGTTGATGGATTAAGAGCAATACTTCATGCTATTGAAGTTTTAAAAACTACTGATACTAAGAAAATTGCTGATTATCTCCATAATGAACTAAAAGATTTTCCTGGTATTACAGGTCCAATTACTTGGGATAAAAATGGTGAAAGAATAACAAGTGCTTATATGGCTTATGAAATTCAGCCAAATGGTGATTATAAAATAGTTTATCCTACAAAATAATAAAAGGGTTTAAAATGGAAATATTTTTCCAGCAATTGATCAATGGGCTAACAATCGGGAGCATTTATGCTCTCGTAGCCCTTGGCTATACAATGGTTTATGGGGTAATGAAACTTATTAACTTTGCTCACGGTGATCTTGTTGCTCTTTCTGCTTATATTGGACTTGTTATTATGATGCAACTAACAGGTGCTTCTATTCCTAATTACATAGTAATCCCAGCTGTTTTTATAATTACAGCGATTGTTATTGCTATTATAGGTGTGATATTAGAAAGAATTGCTTATAGACCCCTAAGGCATGCTCCAAGATTGAGTGCTGTAGTTTCTGCATTGGGTGCAGGGATGGTTATTCAAAATGGTATAATGCTTATATGGGGGCCAAGACCTAAGATATATCCATCAGATGTTGTGCCTGCTGTTTATTGGAATATTGGTGGTGTATCTATTGGTTTAATGCAATTAATTATCTTAGTTTTATCTTTGATATTGATGGTTGTTCTTTATATTTTCGTAAATAAAACAAAGATTGGTACTGCTATTAGGGCAAGCGCAATTGATCAGCTTGCTGCAAAATTGATGGGTATAGATGTAAATAAGATTATTGTAATGATATTTGTTATAGGTTCATCTCTTGGTTCAGTTGGGGGACTCTTTATAGGTATG is a window encoding:
- a CDS encoding Gx transporter family protein; the protein is MTQYQNKKLPLIAILTAISIVLGFFENFFPIPIPGVKLGLSNLGIMISLYLLNFKYTLLIALLKSILIPIITGNLIVKITIGLPATLFAFLGMFVYFKLTKHLSSPISTGALGAFIHISTQFIIIKHLFIKNLAFFKIFPYFSIISIFTGILTGLITYKVIKTINDLR
- a CDS encoding NusG domain II-containing protein, whose protein sequence is MKIKPLDIIVISILILISFYPLINKQNGKKKLYLLVEDRKIQISFKDDKISLKESFNKNMVIEIKDHKARILESDCPLQICVRTGWISECNDAAVCIPNKVAIIIECEKPKYDAISK
- a CDS encoding FAD:protein FMN transferase produces the protein MGTIVNITVPAKNENLIEKTYKLIQNKESEIKSFYENINSAKPFQKIKINSEIKSLLKDSIYFSNISNGKFDITIYTITSLYGFPEGPFKQPAYEKIRDALTKIGISHIHMENETIFKDNDILIDMGAYAKGYIVDKAVELLKNNGVKNAIVDAGGDLFALGDKNGKKWKIAIKHPDKPDSFLSIVSIANKAVVTSGNYERFFITKDGKRIIHIFDATTGKTANNYKSISVIADNTEIADALSTVYFLLPIEKIKKLCEKLNTPVLVYTLDNKLIKLCSWESYEN
- the amrS gene encoding AmmeMemoRadiSam system radical SAM enzyme; the encoded protein is MIKEALFYEKKDDLTVKCNICPNNCLLKPGGKGICKIRENIDGKLYLTSYNEVTSIALDPIEKKPLYHFYPGSSILSIGTNGCNLQCPFCQNWQISTQITYREEISIEQLYQIAIERGSIGIAYTYNEPTIWYEFVLDCSKYFHSKGLKNILVTNGYINEEPLTHLLPYIDAVNVDLKGFTQEFYKWVKGNLDTVKRSIEIYFNNNVHTEITNLVIPNKNDDFVIFEEMCKWISSLSPDIPLHISRYFPNYKLNELPTDLNTLKNCYKIAKKYLNFLYVGNAIIDNTTNSYCPHCNYLLVERTFYSIKSNIKEPKCPNCQNPLYFVL
- a CDS encoding polyprenyl synthetase family protein, translating into MRCYKLGITSINEVFELLKDDIKSVEDELLKNLDSEVQMVNEVASYVFKSGGKRLRPVFLILSSKLSGYEGNRSIVISGVVEYIHTATLLHDDVIDGAMYRRGKKAANRVFGNDITVLCGDFLYSRAFVNLVKDGDPEVQMILANAAKTMSEGEVFQLVKTANFDLTMEDYLKIIFSKTAILFSSCCEIGAVLSKSDKDKRENLREYGRLIGLAFQMSDDILDYLGDENKTGKKPGTDLKEGKMTLPLLLLRDLIDDKEKKNLKEIILKEDPSEDDLIYIIGLMKKHNIKEKAEQFVDSYIEKAKEKLQIFPNSTYKEALIYLSEYVIKRDR
- a CDS encoding RidA family protein, which codes for MKFINTTKAPKAIGPYSQAVLVGNMLFISGQIPIDPETNELFEGNIEDKTDLVLNNLKNIIEEAGFTISDVAKVTIYLKDMINFTKVNEVYSGFFGEHRPARAVVEVSNLPKNVDIEIDAICVKEGD
- a CDS encoding NAD(P)-dependent oxidoreductase produces the protein MKLGFIGFGKLGSAMVENLLKHDIKVVGWNRTKEKMDTFEQVIKKDLPFKIWEEGVDVVVLNLFDSKSVKEVLFGENGLINDQVKNKIIIDTTTNHYEEVLEISDRVIESGNEYIEAPVIGSVVPAKNGSLVVLAGCKKVLFDKYEHILSLFGNKIFHFEEYGVATKFKLINNMVLGSFMAVLKEAINMAEAIGLDRNTAINLLENGAGDSLVLRGKKSKVLNRDYTAHFDVKTLLKDLDYYYEMAKENNYPTIISSMIKEIYRALEKNNLGDKDFSSIVDELY
- a CDS encoding LVIVD repeat-containing protein, which codes for MRIFKISLVLLVIIFFISCSGGSGSSTSKSNKSIYGTAQLGNLANANVTIYRIEDDGTFTLLFTEKTSDGTALDEIGKFNLHVESLNDSDYYLFKVVGGKDWDANDDGLLDDNYTLNNGVIRLIAKGSDIKESADNLRVTYVSEIVYEKVIREIKYNFDKNKFQTLLNIAVAKVLQSDITDDGVLDCQDMLYYNPVLHRNKLMDNYMIRRDEIINIIHQGKIPALMLSPVLGIYSTNSYIRGIKISSDETKAYVTDRNYGLKILDVSDPSDPKLLSSFSTPDSALDISLSSDGSKAYVVDEDNGLVILDVSDPYNPTKLSSFNTTGQAQGITLSSDGTKAYVADGTNGLVIIDVSNPSDPNLLGSFDTGGDTRAAIPSSDGSKIYIADGGNGLTILDLSDLNHITLLGRYNTVGYANSVTLSDDGTKVYVADGNGGLVIIDVRDHNNPKKIGSYNTEGYARAVSLSRDETKAYVSVGGVGLEILDVNDLSNIKLIGSYYTSDTSYGLILSHDENKAFVANGSRGMMILDVSDPKNLVFPSSYDTDEYAEDVTLSNDGTIAYVADGDDGLLIIDVSNFNNLVLLGSFDTTGYAQDVILSKDGNKAYVADGDNGLLIIDVSAHSAPTLLNSYVTAGYAYGIILSNDGTKAYVADGVNGLLIFDVEDSSNITLLGSYDTAGNAYSVILSSDGTRAYVADGDGGLVILDVSDPSRPNLLNIYDTIGSIRSVTLSNNENKAYVSVKNHGVEILNVSNPMDITLLSTYSTEGYIHDLSLSIDDTIAYFVDGASVVMLDVSDSSNPTLLGKYNTSGYSYSLILSNDGTKAYVADGADGLVIIDLELFK